In one Shewanella loihica PV-4 genomic region, the following are encoded:
- the katB gene encoding catalase KatB codes for MTTNYLTSQNGAPIADDQNSLSAGERGPLLLQDWHLIEKLAHFNRERIPERIVHAKGTGVYGTFTLTKDLSDYTIADHFNGEGKQTETFVRFSTVGGEMGSADAERDPRGFGLRFYTKRGNHDIVGNNTPTFFLRDGIKFPDFIHTQKRNPMTNLKDPQAMWDFWSLNPEAMHQVTILMSDRGIPANYRQMHGYGSHTFSFWNAKGERFWVKFHFKSQQGVVNLTNEQADKLKGIDPDSSQRDMVAAIQDANFPRWTVNVQIMPEADANTYHINPFDLTKVWPHGDYPLIEIGVLELNRLPQNYFAEVEQVALAPSNLVPGVGASPDKMLQARLFAYADAQRYRIGANYNQLPVNCPHATQANHHQRGGAMAGTQCPFSGSQTGGDASANYGPNSTQSALVEPTQFAEPALRLDGEADRYSRYDQDDYTQAGNLYRIFSEDEKARLAATISGSLSQASMDVQERMLAHFFKADEDYGQRIKQGLGL; via the coding sequence ATGACAACCAACTACTTAACCAGCCAAAATGGCGCACCTATTGCGGACGATCAAAACTCTCTCTCTGCCGGCGAGCGCGGCCCGCTACTGCTACAGGACTGGCACCTTATCGAGAAGCTGGCGCACTTTAACCGTGAGCGTATTCCCGAGCGTATCGTCCACGCCAAGGGCACGGGGGTGTATGGCACCTTCACCCTGACCAAAGATTTGAGCGACTATACCATCGCCGACCACTTCAACGGCGAAGGCAAGCAGACGGAGACCTTCGTGCGCTTCTCGACCGTGGGCGGCGAGATGGGTTCGGCCGACGCCGAGCGCGATCCCCGTGGTTTTGGTCTGCGTTTCTACACCAAGCGCGGTAACCACGATATCGTCGGTAACAACACCCCGACCTTCTTCCTGCGTGATGGCATCAAGTTCCCGGACTTCATCCACACCCAGAAGCGCAACCCTATGACTAACCTGAAAGATCCACAGGCGATGTGGGACTTCTGGTCGCTTAACCCTGAGGCGATGCATCAGGTCACCATCTTGATGTCAGACCGTGGTATTCCGGCTAACTATCGTCAGATGCACGGCTACGGCTCGCACACCTTCTCCTTCTGGAATGCCAAGGGAGAACGTTTCTGGGTCAAGTTCCACTTCAAGTCACAGCAGGGCGTGGTTAACCTGACCAACGAGCAGGCGGACAAGCTTAAGGGGATCGATCCCGACTCGTCACAGCGTGACATGGTGGCGGCTATCCAGGACGCTAACTTCCCGCGCTGGACGGTGAATGTGCAGATCATGCCTGAGGCCGATGCCAACACCTATCACATCAACCCGTTCGATCTGACCAAGGTGTGGCCACATGGCGACTACCCGCTGATCGAGATAGGCGTGCTAGAGCTTAACCGTCTGCCGCAGAACTACTTCGCCGAGGTGGAGCAGGTGGCCTTAGCCCCGAGTAACCTAGTGCCAGGCGTAGGCGCCTCGCCGGACAAGATGTTGCAGGCGCGTCTGTTTGCCTATGCCGATGCCCAGCGCTACCGTATCGGCGCCAACTATAACCAGTTGCCGGTAAACTGCCCTCATGCGACTCAGGCAAACCATCATCAGCGTGGCGGCGCCATGGCGGGAACCCAGTGCCCCTTCAGCGGCAGTCAGACGGGCGGCGATGCCAGCGCCAACTATGGGCCGAACAGCACTCAGTCTGCCCTGGTGGAGCCGACACAGTTTGCAGAACCAGCGCTGAGACTCGATGGTGAAGCCGACCGTTACAGCCGTTATGACCAGGATGACTACACCCAGGCGGGTAACCTGTATCGCATCTTCTCAGAAGACGAGAAGGCTAGACTGGCGGCGACCATCTCAGGCTCTCTGAGTCAGGCGAGCATGGACGTGCAGGAGCGTATGTTGGCTCACTTCTTCAAGGCTGATGAAGACTATGGTCAACGCATCAAGCAGGGCTTAGGTCTTTAA
- a CDS encoding PaaI family thioesterase: MSIWFRPVTLEDCAKMDAGMHGKGTLMQTLGITISEIGDDYMKATMPASPAVHNPLGIVHGGANVALAETVASYAANFVVDFENYYCVGQEINANHLKASRNGILTATAKPVHLGKRSSVWEVLIHNSAGELCCISRMTAAVVKRQAMV, encoded by the coding sequence ATGAGCATTTGGTTTAGACCCGTTACCCTGGAAGATTGCGCCAAGATGGACGCAGGAATGCATGGCAAAGGCACCTTGATGCAGACCCTGGGGATCACCATCAGCGAGATTGGCGACGATTACATGAAGGCGACCATGCCGGCCTCGCCAGCGGTGCACAACCCCTTGGGGATAGTTCATGGCGGCGCCAATGTGGCTCTGGCCGAGACTGTGGCCAGCTATGCGGCCAACTTCGTGGTGGATTTTGAGAACTACTATTGTGTCGGTCAGGAGATCAACGCCAACCATCTTAAGGCGTCGCGCAACGGCATCCTGACGGCGACCGCCAAGCCGGTTCACCTGGGCAAACGCAGTTCGGTGTGGGAGGTGTTGATCCACAACAGCGCCGGTGAGCTCTGCTGTATCTCACGTATGACGGCGGCAGTGGTTAAGCGTCAGGCGATGGTCTGA
- a CDS encoding YgjV family protein yields the protein METATIWEWVGYLASVVVAISLMMSNIKKLRWWNLIGAALFVAYGLAIGALPVALVNFFIVLIDAFYLVKLYQVAKVKLDKDS from the coding sequence ATGGAAACGGCAACAATTTGGGAATGGGTCGGCTATCTGGCCTCTGTGGTGGTCGCCATCTCCCTCATGATGTCAAATATCAAGAAGCTGCGTTGGTGGAACCTGATCGGCGCCGCCCTGTTTGTCGCCTACGGCCTGGCCATCGGCGCCCTGCCTGTGGCCTTGGTGAACTTCTTCATCGTGCTGATCGATGCCTTCTATCTGGTGAAGCTGTATCAGGTCGCCAAGGTCAAGCTGGACAAAGACAGCTGA
- a CDS encoding TMEM165/GDT1 family protein produces MEALLASTFTVAIAEIGDKTQLLALILAARFKNKTAIILGILLSTLANHFAAAWVGQWAINWISPEMATYIVAFSFFAIALWVLVPDKVDAEESRFYQMGPFIATFILFFLAEMGDKTQVATVVLAAKYDALPLVVLGTTLGMMIANVPVVIAGHFSAEKLPMKWIHRGCAALFALLGVATLLY; encoded by the coding sequence ATGGAAGCATTACTCGCCTCAACCTTCACTGTCGCTATCGCCGAGATAGGTGACAAGACCCAGCTGCTGGCACTTATCCTCGCCGCAAGATTCAAGAATAAGACCGCGATTATCCTGGGGATACTACTATCTACCCTGGCAAACCATTTTGCCGCCGCCTGGGTTGGCCAGTGGGCTATCAACTGGATAAGCCCAGAGATGGCCACCTATATCGTCGCCTTCTCCTTCTTCGCCATCGCCCTCTGGGTTCTGGTGCCCGACAAGGTCGATGCCGAAGAGAGTCGCTTCTATCAGATGGGCCCCTTCATCGCCACCTTCATTCTCTTCTTCCTCGCCGAGATGGGCGACAAGACTCAGGTTGCCACAGTCGTGCTGGCTGCCAAGTATGACGCCCTGCCGCTAGTGGTACTGGGCACAACCCTGGGGATGATGATCGCCAACGTGCCTGTAGTGATCGCCGGTCACTTCAGCGCCGAGAAGCTGCCGATGAAGTGGATCCACCGTGGCTGCGCCGCCCTATTCGCCCTACTGGGCGTGGCCACCCTGCTCTATTAA